From one Cucurbita pepo subsp. pepo cultivar mu-cu-16 chromosome LG17, ASM280686v2, whole genome shotgun sequence genomic stretch:
- the LOC111778252 gene encoding uncharacterized protein LOC111778252, with protein MDTSLVAGTLSMVANNGVGFAKFLNRLDFVSNYYISVTDSIADQIAPYSAAGALQLSAALFPVATIAPPPVKSISRRSASRTFLRRKRRTKRRLYSDDSEGGEVNGFGGGDFDGSYGGGGGSGGSGWNFDRFGGSDWDESSSSSSNPAYYFVYEVVYWIALSNCVHFAFKKVIRFAGEAIRNSERGKLSMRLISVC; from the coding sequence ATGGATACCTCCCTGGTCGCGGGAACCCTTTCAATGGTTGCCAACAATGGCGTTGGCTTCGCCAAATTCCTCAATCGCCTCGATTTCGTATCCAATTACTACATCTCCGTCACCGACTCGATCGCCGACCAGATCGCGCCGTATTCCGCCGCCGGAGCTCTTCAGTTATCAGCCGCACTGTTCCCCGTCGCAACCATTGCTCCGCCGCCTGTCAAATCTATTTCACGCCGATCGGCCTCTCGGACTTTTCTCCGTAGAAAGCGCCGCACGAAGCGTAGATTATACAGCGATGACTCCGAGGGCGGCGAAGTCAACGGATTCGGCGGCGGCGATTTTGACGGATCGTACGGCGGAGGTGGCGGTAGCGGCGGAAGTGGCTGGAATTTCGATAGATTTGGGGGGAGTGATTGGGACGaatcttcatcctcttcttctaaTCCGGCGTATTATTTCGTTTACGAGGTGGTTTATTGGATCGCGCTCTCAAATTGTGTGCATTTCGCATTCAAGAAGGTTATTAGATTTGCAGGTGAAGCAATCAGGAACTCCGAACGAGGAAAATTGTCTATGAGATTAATCTCTGTGTGCTGA